A window of Oncorhynchus tshawytscha isolate Ot180627B linkage group LG10, Otsh_v2.0, whole genome shotgun sequence contains these coding sequences:
- the LOC112259691 gene encoding gastrula zinc finger protein XlCGF57.1 isoform X15, which yields MSKLQSLHVFLNERLTAAAVDIFGAVEKTVVEYQEENDRLRRLLRRTPVIPLCRIDSLQLSVSEEEVPPEQQHCEQEWSPSLGQEDPETKQIKEEQEEVRTSQEEEQLQGVEPDIIEFNFTPCVKSERDQEDPLWSLTLPQTQTVENRESDSKPVDLKSFVHVTHLNGLDLPDNDSNTSNHSTAVSSDTVGLDSSPPLDPSPPLDPSPPLEKHYSKLSTMSRRTHHCRDCGAKFPLKADLQRHVTFPKKIPSECRFCRKRYNSTCKLKAHVRRCHSGKHCTCPVCGKTFKYKGYLSKHLRIHTGEKPFNCGDCGKSFTQKGNLTEHVLTHTGEKPFSCGDCGKSFSLKKTLTDHIRTHTGEKPFSCGDCGKSFNKKGHLSVHQLTHTGEKPFSCGDCGKSFSQKGNLSIHKLTHIGEKPFTCGDCGKSFGLKRHLTMHKLTHTGEKPFSCGDCGKSFNRKEVLTMHIRTHTGEKPFICGDCGRSFRHKGSLKIHILSHTGEKPFSCGDCGKSFNQRGNLNMHIRTHTRDNSFCCGECGKTFNQRGNLTTHIQTHTRDNSFRCGDCGQSFNEKGHLTEHIRTHTGEKPYRCGDCGKSFIQKADLRRHILTHTGEKPHGCSVCGKRFTQKSHLLRHVDKIHKGRKQDRN from the coding sequence actccctgcagctctctgtctctgaagaGGAGGTTCCCCCTGAGCAACAGCACTGTGAGCAGGagtggagccccagtctgggACAGGAGGACCCAGAGACCAaacagattaaagaggaacaggaggaagtcaggaccagtcaggaggaagagcagcttcaaGGGGTGGAGCCTGATATCATAGAGTTCAATTTCACTCCTTGTGTGAAAAGTGAACGTGATCAGGAGGACCCACTTTGGTCCTTGACTCTTCCCCAAACCCAGActgtggagaacagagagagtgactcTAAACCAGTGGATCTCAAATCTTTTGTCCATGTGACCCACTTAAATGGTCTTGACCTTCCAGATAATGACAGCAATACCTCAAACCACAGTACAGCCGTAAGCAGCGACACAGTGGGACTTGACAGCAGCCCACCATTGGATCCCAGTCCACCATTGGATCCCAGCCCACCATTGGAGAAACACTATTCTAAACTCAGCACCATGTCTAGAAGAACTCACCACTGCCGTGACTGTGGTGCAAAGTTTCCTCTGAAAGCTGACCTGCAGAGACATGTGACTTTCCCCAAGAAGATACCCAGTGAATGTAGATTCTGCAGAAAACGCTACAACTCCACCTGTAAACTGAAGGCCCATGTCCGACGCTGTCACAGTGGGAAACACTGCACATGCCCTGTTTGTGGAAAGACCTTCAAATACAAAGGCTATCTTTCCAAGCACTTAaggattcacacaggagagaaaccattcaactgtggtgactgtgggaaaagcttcactCAGAAGGGGAACCTAACCGAACATGtactgactcacacaggagagaaaccatttagctgtggtgactgtgggaaaagcttcagtCTCAAGAAGACACTAACAGATCATATAcgaactcacacaggagagaaaccattcagctgtggtgactgtgggaaaagcttcaataAGAAGGGACACCTTTCCGTGCATCAACTGACTCACACAGGTGAGAAACCTtttagctgtggtgactgtgggaaaagcttcagtCAGAAGGGGAATCTAAGCATTCATAAACTGACTCACATAGGAGAGAAACCTTTTACCTGTGGTGACTGCGGGAAAAGCTTTGGGCTCAAGCGACACCTAACCATGCATaaactgactcacacaggagagaaaccatttagctgtggagactgtgggaaaagctttaATCGCAAGGAGGTCTTAACTATGCATATacggactcacacaggagagaaaccatttatcTGTGGTGACTGTGGGAGGAGCTTCAGGCATAAAGGGTCCCTTAAGATACATATATTgtctcacacaggagagaaaccatttagctgtggtgactgtgggaaaagcttcaatcAAAGGGGTAACCTAAACATGCATATACGGACTCACACCAGAGATAATTCATTTTGCTGTGGAGAATGTGGAAAAACCTTCAATCAGAGGGGGAACTTAACCACGCATATACAAACTCACACCAGAGATAATTCATTTCGATGTGGTGACTGTGGGCAAAGCTTCAATGAGAAGGGGCACCTAACTGAACATATacggactcacacaggagagaaaccatacaggtgtggtgactgtgggaaaagcttcattCAGAAGGCGGACCTAAGGAGGCATAtactgactcacacaggagagaaaccacaTGGCTGCTCCGTCTGTGGTAAAAGATTCACTCAGAAGTCTCATCTGCTGAGGCATGTGGATAAAATCCACAAAGGAAGAAAACAGGACAGAAACTGA
- the LOC112259691 gene encoding gastrula zinc finger protein XlCGF57.1 isoform X17, with protein MSKLQLLSLFLNDRLTPADVDIFGAVEKTVVEYQEENALLRRLLRITPEIKLCRTDSLQLSVSEEEVPPEQQHCEQEWSPSLGQEDPETKQIKEEQEEVRTSQEEEQLQGVEPDIIEFNFTPCVKSERDQEDPLWSLTLPQTQTVENRESDSKPVDLKSFVHVTHLNGLDLPDNDSNTSNHSTAVSSDTVGLDSSPPLDPSPPLDPSPPLEKHYSKLSTMSRRTHHCRDCGAKFPLKADLQRHVTFPKKIPSECRFCRKRYNSTCKLKAHVRRCHSGKHCTCPVCGKTFKYKGYLSKHLRIHTGEKPFNCGDCGKSFTQKGNLTEHVLTHTGEKPFSCGDCGKSFSLKKTLTDHIRTHTGEKPFSCGDCGKSFNKKGHLSVHQLTHTGEKPFSCGDCGKSFSQKGNLSIHKLTHIGEKPFTCGDCGKSFGLKRHLTMHKLTHTGEKPFSCGDCGKSFNRKEVLTMHIRTHTGEKPFICGDCGRSFRHKGSLKIHILSHTGEKPFSCGDCGKSFNQRGNLNMHIRTHTRDNSFCCGECGKTFNQRGNLTTHIQTHTRDNSFRCGDCGQSFNEKGHLTEHIRTHTGEKPYRCGDCGKSFIQKADLRRHILTHTGEKPHGCSVCGKRFTQKSHLLRHVDKIHKGRKQDRN; from the coding sequence actccctgcagctctctgtctctgaagaGGAGGTTCCCCCTGAGCAACAGCACTGTGAGCAGGagtggagccccagtctgggACAGGAGGACCCAGAGACCAaacagattaaagaggaacaggaggaagtcaggaccagtcaggaggaagagcagcttcaaGGGGTGGAGCCTGATATCATAGAGTTCAATTTCACTCCTTGTGTGAAAAGTGAACGTGATCAGGAGGACCCACTTTGGTCCTTGACTCTTCCCCAAACCCAGActgtggagaacagagagagtgactcTAAACCAGTGGATCTCAAATCTTTTGTCCATGTGACCCACTTAAATGGTCTTGACCTTCCAGATAATGACAGCAATACCTCAAACCACAGTACAGCCGTAAGCAGCGACACAGTGGGACTTGACAGCAGCCCACCATTGGATCCCAGTCCACCATTGGATCCCAGCCCACCATTGGAGAAACACTATTCTAAACTCAGCACCATGTCTAGAAGAACTCACCACTGCCGTGACTGTGGTGCAAAGTTTCCTCTGAAAGCTGACCTGCAGAGACATGTGACTTTCCCCAAGAAGATACCCAGTGAATGTAGATTCTGCAGAAAACGCTACAACTCCACCTGTAAACTGAAGGCCCATGTCCGACGCTGTCACAGTGGGAAACACTGCACATGCCCTGTTTGTGGAAAGACCTTCAAATACAAAGGCTATCTTTCCAAGCACTTAaggattcacacaggagagaaaccattcaactgtggtgactgtgggaaaagcttcactCAGAAGGGGAACCTAACCGAACATGtactgactcacacaggagagaaaccatttagctgtggtgactgtgggaaaagcttcagtCTCAAGAAGACACTAACAGATCATATAcgaactcacacaggagagaaaccattcagctgtggtgactgtgggaaaagcttcaataAGAAGGGACACCTTTCCGTGCATCAACTGACTCACACAGGTGAGAAACCTtttagctgtggtgactgtgggaaaagcttcagtCAGAAGGGGAATCTAAGCATTCATAAACTGACTCACATAGGAGAGAAACCTTTTACCTGTGGTGACTGCGGGAAAAGCTTTGGGCTCAAGCGACACCTAACCATGCATaaactgactcacacaggagagaaaccatttagctgtggagactgtgggaaaagctttaATCGCAAGGAGGTCTTAACTATGCATATacggactcacacaggagagaaaccatttatcTGTGGTGACTGTGGGAGGAGCTTCAGGCATAAAGGGTCCCTTAAGATACATATATTgtctcacacaggagagaaaccatttagctgtggtgactgtgggaaaagcttcaatcAAAGGGGTAACCTAAACATGCATATACGGACTCACACCAGAGATAATTCATTTTGCTGTGGAGAATGTGGAAAAACCTTCAATCAGAGGGGGAACTTAACCACGCATATACAAACTCACACCAGAGATAATTCATTTCGATGTGGTGACTGTGGGCAAAGCTTCAATGAGAAGGGGCACCTAACTGAACATATacggactcacacaggagagaaaccatacaggtgtggtgactgtgggaaaagcttcattCAGAAGGCGGACCTAAGGAGGCATAtactgactcacacaggagagaaaccacaTGGCTGCTCCGTCTGTGGTAAAAGATTCACTCAGAAGTCTCATCTGCTGAGGCATGTGGATAAAATCCACAAAGGAAGAAAACAGGACAGAAACTGA
- the LOC112259691 gene encoding gastrula zinc finger protein XlCGF57.1 isoform X13, translating to MSKLQLLRVFLNERLSAAAVEIFGAVEKTVVEYQEENDRLRRLLRRTPKIQLCGIDSLQLSVSEEEVPPEQQHCEQEWSPSLGQEDPETKQIKEEQEEVRTSQEEEQLQGVEPDIIEFNFTPCVKSERDQEDPLWSLTLPQTQTVENRESDSKPVDLKSFVHVTHLNGLDLPDNDSNTSNHSTAVSSDTVGLDSSPPLDPSPPLDPSPPLEKHYSKLSTMSRRTHHCRDCGAKFPLKADLQRHVTFPKKIPSECRFCRKRYNSTCKLKAHVRRCHSGKHCTCPVCGKTFKYKGYLSKHLRIHTGEKPFNCGDCGKSFTQKGNLTEHVLTHTGEKPFSCGDCGKSFSLKKTLTDHIRTHTGEKPFSCGDCGKSFNKKGHLSVHQLTHTGEKPFSCGDCGKSFSQKGNLSIHKLTHIGEKPFTCGDCGKSFGLKRHLTMHKLTHTGEKPFSCGDCGKSFNRKEVLTMHIRTHTGEKPFICGDCGRSFRHKGSLKIHILSHTGEKPFSCGDCGKSFNQRGNLNMHIRTHTRDNSFCCGECGKTFNQRGNLTTHIQTHTRDNSFRCGDCGQSFNEKGHLTEHIRTHTGEKPYRCGDCGKSFIQKADLRRHILTHTGEKPHGCSVCGKRFTQKSHLLRHVDKIHKGRKQDRN from the coding sequence actccctgcagctctctgtctctgaagaGGAGGTTCCCCCTGAGCAACAGCACTGTGAGCAGGagtggagccccagtctgggACAGGAGGACCCAGAGACCAaacagattaaagaggaacaggaggaagtcaggaccagtcaggaggaagagcagcttcaaGGGGTGGAGCCTGATATCATAGAGTTCAATTTCACTCCTTGTGTGAAAAGTGAACGTGATCAGGAGGACCCACTTTGGTCCTTGACTCTTCCCCAAACCCAGActgtggagaacagagagagtgactcTAAACCAGTGGATCTCAAATCTTTTGTCCATGTGACCCACTTAAATGGTCTTGACCTTCCAGATAATGACAGCAATACCTCAAACCACAGTACAGCCGTAAGCAGCGACACAGTGGGACTTGACAGCAGCCCACCATTGGATCCCAGTCCACCATTGGATCCCAGCCCACCATTGGAGAAACACTATTCTAAACTCAGCACCATGTCTAGAAGAACTCACCACTGCCGTGACTGTGGTGCAAAGTTTCCTCTGAAAGCTGACCTGCAGAGACATGTGACTTTCCCCAAGAAGATACCCAGTGAATGTAGATTCTGCAGAAAACGCTACAACTCCACCTGTAAACTGAAGGCCCATGTCCGACGCTGTCACAGTGGGAAACACTGCACATGCCCTGTTTGTGGAAAGACCTTCAAATACAAAGGCTATCTTTCCAAGCACTTAaggattcacacaggagagaaaccattcaactgtggtgactgtgggaaaagcttcactCAGAAGGGGAACCTAACCGAACATGtactgactcacacaggagagaaaccatttagctgtggtgactgtgggaaaagcttcagtCTCAAGAAGACACTAACAGATCATATAcgaactcacacaggagagaaaccattcagctgtggtgactgtgggaaaagcttcaataAGAAGGGACACCTTTCCGTGCATCAACTGACTCACACAGGTGAGAAACCTtttagctgtggtgactgtgggaaaagcttcagtCAGAAGGGGAATCTAAGCATTCATAAACTGACTCACATAGGAGAGAAACCTTTTACCTGTGGTGACTGCGGGAAAAGCTTTGGGCTCAAGCGACACCTAACCATGCATaaactgactcacacaggagagaaaccatttagctgtggagactgtgggaaaagctttaATCGCAAGGAGGTCTTAACTATGCATATacggactcacacaggagagaaaccatttatcTGTGGTGACTGTGGGAGGAGCTTCAGGCATAAAGGGTCCCTTAAGATACATATATTgtctcacacaggagagaaaccatttagctgtggtgactgtgggaaaagcttcaatcAAAGGGGTAACCTAAACATGCATATACGGACTCACACCAGAGATAATTCATTTTGCTGTGGAGAATGTGGAAAAACCTTCAATCAGAGGGGGAACTTAACCACGCATATACAAACTCACACCAGAGATAATTCATTTCGATGTGGTGACTGTGGGCAAAGCTTCAATGAGAAGGGGCACCTAACTGAACATATacggactcacacaggagagaaaccatacaggtgtggtgactgtgggaaaagcttcattCAGAAGGCGGACCTAAGGAGGCATAtactgactcacacaggagagaaaccacaTGGCTGCTCCGTCTGTGGTAAAAGATTCACTCAGAAGTCTCATCTGCTGAGGCATGTGGATAAAATCCACAAAGGAAGAAAACAGGACAGAAACTGA
- the LOC112259691 gene encoding gastrula zinc finger protein XlCGF57.1 isoform X12, translating to MSKLQLLRVFLNERLSAAAVEIFGAVEKTVVEYQEENDRLRRLLGITPEIQLCRRDSLQLSVSEEEVPPEQQHCEQEWSPSLGQEDPETKQIKEEQEEVRTSQEEEQLQGVEPDIIEFNFTPCVKSERDQEDPLWSLTLPQTQTVENRESDSKPVDLKSFVHVTHLNGLDLPDNDSNTSNHSTAVSSDTVGLDSSPPLDPSPPLDPSPPLEKHYSKLSTMSRRTHHCRDCGAKFPLKADLQRHVTFPKKIPSECRFCRKRYNSTCKLKAHVRRCHSGKHCTCPVCGKTFKYKGYLSKHLRIHTGEKPFNCGDCGKSFTQKGNLTEHVLTHTGEKPFSCGDCGKSFSLKKTLTDHIRTHTGEKPFSCGDCGKSFNKKGHLSVHQLTHTGEKPFSCGDCGKSFSQKGNLSIHKLTHIGEKPFTCGDCGKSFGLKRHLTMHKLTHTGEKPFSCGDCGKSFNRKEVLTMHIRTHTGEKPFICGDCGRSFRHKGSLKIHILSHTGEKPFSCGDCGKSFNQRGNLNMHIRTHTRDNSFCCGECGKTFNQRGNLTTHIQTHTRDNSFRCGDCGQSFNEKGHLTEHIRTHTGEKPYRCGDCGKSFIQKADLRRHILTHTGEKPHGCSVCGKRFTQKSHLLRHVDKIHKGRKQDRN from the coding sequence actccctgcagctctctgtctctgaagaGGAGGTTCCCCCTGAGCAACAGCACTGTGAGCAGGagtggagccccagtctgggACAGGAGGACCCAGAGACCAaacagattaaagaggaacaggaggaagtcaggaccagtcaggaggaagagcagcttcaaGGGGTGGAGCCTGATATCATAGAGTTCAATTTCACTCCTTGTGTGAAAAGTGAACGTGATCAGGAGGACCCACTTTGGTCCTTGACTCTTCCCCAAACCCAGActgtggagaacagagagagtgactcTAAACCAGTGGATCTCAAATCTTTTGTCCATGTGACCCACTTAAATGGTCTTGACCTTCCAGATAATGACAGCAATACCTCAAACCACAGTACAGCCGTAAGCAGCGACACAGTGGGACTTGACAGCAGCCCACCATTGGATCCCAGTCCACCATTGGATCCCAGCCCACCATTGGAGAAACACTATTCTAAACTCAGCACCATGTCTAGAAGAACTCACCACTGCCGTGACTGTGGTGCAAAGTTTCCTCTGAAAGCTGACCTGCAGAGACATGTGACTTTCCCCAAGAAGATACCCAGTGAATGTAGATTCTGCAGAAAACGCTACAACTCCACCTGTAAACTGAAGGCCCATGTCCGACGCTGTCACAGTGGGAAACACTGCACATGCCCTGTTTGTGGAAAGACCTTCAAATACAAAGGCTATCTTTCCAAGCACTTAaggattcacacaggagagaaaccattcaactgtggtgactgtgggaaaagcttcactCAGAAGGGGAACCTAACCGAACATGtactgactcacacaggagagaaaccatttagctgtggtgactgtgggaaaagcttcagtCTCAAGAAGACACTAACAGATCATATAcgaactcacacaggagagaaaccattcagctgtggtgactgtgggaaaagcttcaataAGAAGGGACACCTTTCCGTGCATCAACTGACTCACACAGGTGAGAAACCTtttagctgtggtgactgtgggaaaagcttcagtCAGAAGGGGAATCTAAGCATTCATAAACTGACTCACATAGGAGAGAAACCTTTTACCTGTGGTGACTGCGGGAAAAGCTTTGGGCTCAAGCGACACCTAACCATGCATaaactgactcacacaggagagaaaccatttagctgtggagactgtgggaaaagctttaATCGCAAGGAGGTCTTAACTATGCATATacggactcacacaggagagaaaccatttatcTGTGGTGACTGTGGGAGGAGCTTCAGGCATAAAGGGTCCCTTAAGATACATATATTgtctcacacaggagagaaaccatttagctgtggtgactgtgggaaaagcttcaatcAAAGGGGTAACCTAAACATGCATATACGGACTCACACCAGAGATAATTCATTTTGCTGTGGAGAATGTGGAAAAACCTTCAATCAGAGGGGGAACTTAACCACGCATATACAAACTCACACCAGAGATAATTCATTTCGATGTGGTGACTGTGGGCAAAGCTTCAATGAGAAGGGGCACCTAACTGAACATATacggactcacacaggagagaaaccatacaggtgtggtgactgtgggaaaagcttcattCAGAAGGCGGACCTAAGGAGGCATAtactgactcacacaggagagaaaccacaTGGCTGCTCCGTCTGTGGTAAAAGATTCACTCAGAAGTCTCATCTGCTGAGGCATGTGGATAAAATCCACAAAGGAAGAAAACAGGACAGAAACTGA
- the LOC112259691 gene encoding gastrula zinc finger protein XlCGF57.1 isoform X16, producing MPKLQLLRVFLNERLTTAAVDIFGAVEKTVVEYQEENDRLRRMLGITPDIQLCKIDSLQLSVSEEEVPPEQQHCEQEWSPSLGQEDPETKQIKEEQEEVRTSQEEEQLQGVEPDIIEFNFTPCVKSERDQEDPLWSLTLPQTQTVENRESDSKPVDLKSFVHVTHLNGLDLPDNDSNTSNHSTAVSSDTVGLDSSPPLDPSPPLDPSPPLEKHYSKLSTMSRRTHHCRDCGAKFPLKADLQRHVTFPKKIPSECRFCRKRYNSTCKLKAHVRRCHSGKHCTCPVCGKTFKYKGYLSKHLRIHTGEKPFNCGDCGKSFTQKGNLTEHVLTHTGEKPFSCGDCGKSFSLKKTLTDHIRTHTGEKPFSCGDCGKSFNKKGHLSVHQLTHTGEKPFSCGDCGKSFSQKGNLSIHKLTHIGEKPFTCGDCGKSFGLKRHLTMHKLTHTGEKPFSCGDCGKSFNRKEVLTMHIRTHTGEKPFICGDCGRSFRHKGSLKIHILSHTGEKPFSCGDCGKSFNQRGNLNMHIRTHTRDNSFCCGECGKTFNQRGNLTTHIQTHTRDNSFRCGDCGQSFNEKGHLTEHIRTHTGEKPYRCGDCGKSFIQKADLRRHILTHTGEKPHGCSVCGKRFTQKSHLLRHVDKIHKGRKQDRN from the coding sequence actccctgcagctctctgtctctgaagaGGAGGTTCCCCCTGAGCAACAGCACTGTGAGCAGGagtggagccccagtctgggACAGGAGGACCCAGAGACCAaacagattaaagaggaacaggaggaagtcaggaccagtcaggaggaagagcagcttcaaGGGGTGGAGCCTGATATCATAGAGTTCAATTTCACTCCTTGTGTGAAAAGTGAACGTGATCAGGAGGACCCACTTTGGTCCTTGACTCTTCCCCAAACCCAGActgtggagaacagagagagtgactcTAAACCAGTGGATCTCAAATCTTTTGTCCATGTGACCCACTTAAATGGTCTTGACCTTCCAGATAATGACAGCAATACCTCAAACCACAGTACAGCCGTAAGCAGCGACACAGTGGGACTTGACAGCAGCCCACCATTGGATCCCAGTCCACCATTGGATCCCAGCCCACCATTGGAGAAACACTATTCTAAACTCAGCACCATGTCTAGAAGAACTCACCACTGCCGTGACTGTGGTGCAAAGTTTCCTCTGAAAGCTGACCTGCAGAGACATGTGACTTTCCCCAAGAAGATACCCAGTGAATGTAGATTCTGCAGAAAACGCTACAACTCCACCTGTAAACTGAAGGCCCATGTCCGACGCTGTCACAGTGGGAAACACTGCACATGCCCTGTTTGTGGAAAGACCTTCAAATACAAAGGCTATCTTTCCAAGCACTTAaggattcacacaggagagaaaccattcaactgtggtgactgtgggaaaagcttcactCAGAAGGGGAACCTAACCGAACATGtactgactcacacaggagagaaaccatttagctgtggtgactgtgggaaaagcttcagtCTCAAGAAGACACTAACAGATCATATAcgaactcacacaggagagaaaccattcagctgtggtgactgtgggaaaagcttcaataAGAAGGGACACCTTTCCGTGCATCAACTGACTCACACAGGTGAGAAACCTtttagctgtggtgactgtgggaaaagcttcagtCAGAAGGGGAATCTAAGCATTCATAAACTGACTCACATAGGAGAGAAACCTTTTACCTGTGGTGACTGCGGGAAAAGCTTTGGGCTCAAGCGACACCTAACCATGCATaaactgactcacacaggagagaaaccatttagctgtggagactgtgggaaaagctttaATCGCAAGGAGGTCTTAACTATGCATATacggactcacacaggagagaaaccatttatcTGTGGTGACTGTGGGAGGAGCTTCAGGCATAAAGGGTCCCTTAAGATACATATATTgtctcacacaggagagaaaccatttagctgtggtgactgtgggaaaagcttcaatcAAAGGGGTAACCTAAACATGCATATACGGACTCACACCAGAGATAATTCATTTTGCTGTGGAGAATGTGGAAAAACCTTCAATCAGAGGGGGAACTTAACCACGCATATACAAACTCACACCAGAGATAATTCATTTCGATGTGGTGACTGTGGGCAAAGCTTCAATGAGAAGGGGCACCTAACTGAACATATacggactcacacaggagagaaaccatacaggtgtggtgactgtgggaaaagcttcattCAGAAGGCGGACCTAAGGAGGCATAtactgactcacacaggagagaaaccacaTGGCTGCTCCGTCTGTGGTAAAAGATTCACTCAGAAGTCTCATCTGCTGAGGCATGTGGATAAAATCCACAAAGGAAGAAAACAGGACAGAAACTGA